A stretch of DNA from Capsicum annuum cultivar UCD-10X-F1 unplaced genomic scaffold, UCD10Xv1.1 ctg51452, whole genome shotgun sequence:
CTTCTGAGGTTGACAGCGTTGTTGTAGCTTGTTTCTTTGAACTCCAAGTCACCACACCTGAACCTAAAGTGAAAACATGAGCTGAAACGCTCCGTCTATCATCCAACGAACCAGTATAGTCACTATCAGTGAACCCGCATAATCTAAAATTGGAAACTTGTGAATACCAAATACCATAGTCCATAGTTCCAGCGATATAACGCAGAACCCTTTTTGCTGCTCCAAAATGAACCTTTGAAGGTTGTTGCATGAACCTGGAAATGACACCAACAGAGAATGCAATATCGGGGCAAGTGTGGGTTAGGTAAATCAAACCTCCAACTAGGCTTCTGAAACTTCTAGCATCATCCATCTCTGCTCCTTCATTAAGCCGCAATTTTTCACCAACATTCATAGGTGTAACTTCAGGCTTGCAATTAAGCAAACCAAATTTAACGAGAAGGTCCCTGGCATATTTCCTTTGTGATAGAAATATTCCATCTTTAGCTTGATGGCTTCAAGGCCAAGAAAGTAATGTAATAAACCCATATCTGACATCTCAAACGCATTCATCATTTGTGA
This window harbors:
- the LOC124892872 gene encoding secreted RxLR effector protein 161-like, with protein sequence MNVGEKLRLNEGAEMDDARSFRSLVGGLIYLTHTCPDIAFSVGVISRFMQQPSKVHFGAAKRVLRYIAGTMDYGIWYSQVSNFRLCGFTDSDYTGSLDDRRSVSAHVFTLGS